Proteins from one Mesorhizobium sp. M9A.F.Ca.ET.002.03.1.2 genomic window:
- a CDS encoding 3-hydroxyacyl-CoA dehydrogenase NAD-binding domain-containing protein: MPNFVSVTRDGGVAVVIIDNPPVNALSFHVREPLMQALVSLRDEPDVAVIVIACAGRTFVAGADITEFGKPVRQPDLRAIVAVLETIAKPTIAAIHGTALGGGLELTLGCHFRVADPGARLGLPEVKLGLLPGGGGTVRLPRLVGAEKALGMIVSGTPIGATEALATGLVDAVFDGDLIAQAVRFASEMTTGDGLFTPVRDRNDRLAGTDLVAFDKQVAELARKARGLEAPVACAEAVRNAITLPFDEALAAERELFVKLVAGDQSRAQRHLFFAEREAPKVAAKDIVRRKIARIGVIGAGTMGGGIAMAFVNGGYPVTLLETSREALERGLATIEKTYAVSVARGSLNEDAKRQRLDLFKGSIDYADLAECDLIIEAVFEEMAVKKEVFGRLDAVAKSGAILATNTSYLDVNAIAASTSRPQDVVGMHFFSPANVMKLLEIVRAEKTAPDALATIVELARRIGKVPVVVGVCHGFVGNRMLAARGSESEALLLEGATPQQVDRAFTDFGWPMGPFQMSDLAGLDIGWRNRKARGQTAIIADTLCEQGHFGQKTGSGFYLYENGSRTPTPNPEVEALVRDKAAEKDIAPRAIGADEIIERTLYPMINEGAKILEDKIAARASDIDVVWVNGYGFPVGKGGPMFWAGLEGGDKIIGRLDHWHERTGRQIFRVAPLLRRMAETGSWEDVAS, translated from the coding sequence GTGCCCAATTTCGTCAGCGTTACAAGGGATGGCGGCGTCGCGGTCGTGATCATCGACAATCCGCCGGTCAACGCGCTGAGCTTCCATGTCCGCGAGCCGCTGATGCAGGCGCTTGTTTCCTTGCGGGACGAGCCTGATGTCGCCGTCATCGTCATCGCCTGCGCCGGGCGGACCTTCGTCGCCGGCGCCGATATCACCGAGTTCGGCAAGCCGGTGCGGCAGCCGGATCTGCGCGCCATCGTGGCCGTGCTGGAGACCATCGCCAAGCCGACAATTGCCGCGATCCACGGCACCGCGCTCGGCGGCGGGCTGGAACTGACGCTCGGCTGCCACTTTCGCGTTGCCGATCCAGGCGCCAGGCTTGGCCTGCCGGAAGTCAAGCTCGGCCTGCTGCCCGGCGGCGGCGGCACGGTTCGGCTACCGCGCCTCGTCGGCGCGGAGAAGGCGCTCGGCATGATCGTCTCGGGTACGCCGATCGGCGCCACTGAGGCGCTCGCCACCGGCCTCGTCGACGCCGTCTTCGACGGCGATCTCATCGCGCAGGCGGTTCGTTTCGCTAGCGAAATGACCACTGGCGACGGGCTATTCACGCCCGTGCGCGACCGCAACGATCGTCTTGCCGGAACCGACCTCGTGGCCTTCGACAAGCAAGTGGCGGAGCTGGCAAGGAAGGCGCGCGGCCTCGAAGCGCCGGTCGCCTGCGCTGAGGCGGTCCGCAACGCCATCACGCTGCCGTTCGACGAAGCGCTGGCGGCGGAACGCGAACTGTTCGTCAAACTCGTTGCAGGCGACCAGTCGCGCGCGCAGCGTCATCTGTTCTTCGCCGAGCGCGAGGCGCCGAAGGTTGCGGCCAAGGATATCGTCAGGCGCAAGATTGCCCGCATTGGCGTCATCGGCGCCGGCACCATGGGCGGCGGCATCGCCATGGCGTTCGTCAATGGCGGCTACCCCGTGACCTTGCTGGAAACCAGCCGCGAGGCGCTGGAGCGCGGGCTGGCGACGATCGAGAAGACCTATGCCGTCTCCGTCGCGCGCGGTTCCCTGAACGAAGATGCCAAGCGCCAGCGGCTCGACCTGTTCAAGGGCTCCATCGACTATGCCGACCTCGCCGAATGCGACCTCATCATCGAGGCGGTATTCGAGGAGATGGCGGTCAAGAAAGAGGTGTTCGGCAGGCTCGACGCGGTGGCCAAATCAGGCGCGATCCTCGCCACCAACACTTCCTATCTCGACGTCAACGCTATCGCAGCCTCGACGTCGCGACCGCAGGATGTCGTCGGCATGCATTTCTTTTCGCCGGCCAATGTCATGAAGCTGCTGGAAATCGTCCGCGCCGAGAAGACTGCGCCCGATGCGCTGGCGACAATCGTCGAGCTGGCACGTAGGATCGGCAAGGTGCCGGTCGTCGTCGGCGTCTGCCATGGCTTTGTCGGCAACCGCATGCTGGCCGCGCGGGGCTCGGAATCCGAGGCGCTTTTGCTGGAAGGTGCAACACCGCAGCAGGTCGACCGGGCGTTCACCGATTTCGGCTGGCCGATGGGGCCGTTCCAGATGAGCGATCTCGCCGGCCTCGATATTGGCTGGCGCAACCGCAAGGCACGCGGCCAGACGGCAATAATCGCCGACACGCTGTGCGAACAGGGGCATTTCGGCCAGAAGACCGGCAGCGGCTTCTATCTCTACGAGAACGGCTCGCGCACTCCGACTCCCAACCCCGAGGTCGAAGCGCTGGTCCGCGACAAGGCGGCCGAAAAGGACATCGCGCCGCGGGCGATCGGCGCCGACGAGATCATCGAGCGCACGCTCTATCCGATGATCAATGAGGGGGCGAAGATACTCGAGGATAAAATCGCTGCCCGCGCCTCCGACATCGATGTCGTCTGGGTCAACGGCTATGGCTTTCCGGTGGGCAAGGGTGGGCCGATGTTCTGGGCCGGCCTCGAAGGGGGCGACAAGATCATCGGACGGCTCGACCACTGGCACGAGCGGACCGGCAGGCAAATCTTTCGGGTGGCGCCCCTGCTCAGGCGGATGGCTGAAACCGGCTCCTGGGAGGACGTCGCCAGCTAA
- a CDS encoding ABC transporter permease, which yields MASLRTLLAKPWIWSFIGALLVWLATVTFTGGYGGGGMITAALSLAVFTVIVGVGQMFVITLGPGNVDLSLPANIGLASAVAMKVMDGNDQMIAVGLLAALACGMAIGAANYLLIWALRIPPIIATLSASFIIQSVDISYGRGLQIKPPPGFADFANRQILGIPVLAILTVLFTIGAAIALQRMIYGRSVLAIGQNIRAAWLAGVNVGRIRFLTYTLSGTLGGLDGALLAGYFRGANVDIGNEYLLASIAVVVIGGTSVAGGKANVPGVWGAALFLVLLLTMLNTFGVSAGVRLLLTGLIIVGVITAAGGQKALR from the coding sequence ATGGCATCGTTGCGCACGCTGCTCGCCAAACCCTGGATCTGGTCCTTCATCGGCGCGCTGCTGGTGTGGCTGGCGACAGTCACTTTCACAGGCGGTTATGGTGGAGGCGGCATGATCACCGCGGCTTTGTCGCTCGCGGTCTTCACCGTCATCGTTGGTGTCGGCCAGATGTTCGTCATCACGCTCGGGCCGGGCAATGTCGACCTGTCATTGCCGGCGAATATCGGCCTCGCCAGCGCGGTCGCCATGAAAGTGATGGACGGCAATGACCAGATGATCGCCGTTGGGCTGCTGGCGGCGCTGGCCTGCGGCATGGCGATCGGCGCCGCCAACTATCTCTTGATCTGGGCGCTGCGCATTCCGCCGATCATCGCCACGCTGTCGGCCAGCTTCATCATCCAGTCGGTCGACATCAGCTACGGGCGCGGCTTGCAGATCAAGCCGCCGCCGGGCTTCGCCGATTTCGCCAACCGGCAGATCCTTGGCATTCCGGTGCTGGCGATCCTCACCGTGCTGTTCACCATCGGCGCTGCAATCGCGCTGCAGCGCATGATCTATGGTCGTTCCGTGCTGGCGATCGGCCAGAACATCCGCGCCGCGTGGCTGGCCGGCGTCAATGTCGGCCGCATCCGTTTCCTCACCTACACGCTGTCGGGCACGCTCGGCGGCCTCGACGGGGCGCTGCTTGCCGGCTACTTCCGCGGCGCCAATGTCGACATCGGCAATGAGTATCTGCTGGCCTCGATCGCCGTGGTCGTCATTGGCGGCACGTCGGTGGCGGGCGGCAAGGCCAATGTGCCAGGCGTCTGGGGCGCGGCGCTGTTCCTGGTGCTGCTTTTGACCATGCTCAACACGTTCGGCGTCAGTGCCGGCGTCCGTCTGCTGCTGACCGGGCTGATCATCGTCGGCGTCATCACCGCCGCCGGCGGCCAGAAGGCGCTGCGCTAG